The Echinicola jeungdonensis genome segment ACCTGAAGCTCCCGCAAAGTAAGTCCATGGTATTCCTGTGGTTTGTTGATTTCCAACAGGGCATCCACTTTTTCAAGGTCGGGTTGCGCTTCCAGTTCCTGAAAAATCCATTGGGCCGATTTTAACTCCATTATTGCTGAATCTAAATCTCCTTGCTCCTTGTAGGCCCTGCCCAAAAGAAAGCGGGCAGAAGCCGCTTCATAAGGGGCATTTAATTCATACCAAAGCTTTAAGGATTGACGGAGGGAATTAATGGCCGCCTCCGGATCCTGGTCCATTAAAAATAACTCACCTTGACAATAGGAGGTAATGGCTTGAATGAAGGTGGCATCATATTTTTGGGCCACTTCAATTAATTGCTCCAGAGCCATATGAGCTTCCTTAAGATGATCCTCCGCAAGCATGATTTTGATGTAGGCGGGTAATATTTTCAGTTTTTGGAGGGAGGTTTTTGCTTCATCAAAGGCATTTTGAATGCTTTTGATGGCCGCATCTTCTTCATTTTGTGCCAGCCTTAATAGGGCCAGGCCGGGTTGGGGTTTTCTGCCCCACTTGTTGGCCTCCAAATAATATTTTTCTGCTTGTGTAAAATCTCCTTTCATCCGGAATATCTCTGCCAGTAAATAATAGGCTTCCCCTGCCGCAGGTTCTCCGGGAGGGCTGGAAAGCATTTGGCAGGCTTGCTGCATTTCATCCAGGGCCTGGGACCATTCACCATGAATGTGCCTGATTTGGGAACGACGGATAAGGCATTGTCCACGAAAAGGGATCAGGTCAGGCTGGGATTCACACCATTGGCTCAACACAGCAGTCCATTCCTGGGCTCTTCTGATATCATAAATCAACTGACAAGTTTCGATCACCGCACAATAAACAATGCCCACCACCAAAGGGGAGATATTGGAAGATTCTACGGCGACCATTGCTTCGTCCAGGAGGGAAATACCTTCCGCAATATCACCCATATGAATTTTTGCTTGGCCCTGGCCTAGTAAACTTAAAGTAGTCAAGTCCGGGTCTTTATATCCATGGCCTATCTCCAGGGCATTTTTGAATTGGGTCAAAGCCAAATCTGCTTTCCCTCCTCCCAAGGCGCCAAGTCCTGCAGGGAGCAAAAGTAACCCGTTTTCAGCCCCTTTTATATGGTGGTCTTCCAACAATCGGTGGGCCCTGGAAAACCATCCACTTCCCCTGGCCCTTTCTCCCTTGAACATCAACAGCATTCCTATCCAAAAGGCACATCGGACCGCATCTTTGGCTTGTCCGATTTCAAGAAATCGATGATGCGTGCGGGCTAGGATATTTAGGCATTCCTCATCCTTCCCGGTTAAATAAGCGGCAAATGCTAGCTGATATAATTCTTCAGGTTGGAGCGTGTTTTCCCTGGCTTTTAAGTTTTTATAGTGCTTTGACCAGGATTGCTCTTGAGATAATCCGTATTTAAGATTTGAATTGGACGGATTCATAATCAGCTGTTAGGAATGAGTATATAAATTGATAAAAATCGATGTAAATTAAAAGGGATTCTTTGGCTGGAAAGCAATAAATATTGGCGGTGATTGGGAAATAAGAAAAGTTGAATTGTTTTTTATTGACCTGAAGAATAGGAGATTCCCTGAAAATGAATAAAATATTTCCTAACTTCAATAGGATATGGAAGTCAATGGTTACAATTTTAAAGTAGTGGATCAGGGCAGTGGGGATCCGGTAGTTTTTGTCCATGGTTCTATCAGTGACTGGAGGACCTGGAAGAGACCACTGGAGACTTTTGGCCAATCCTACCATGCCATTGCCTACAGCAGAAGATTCCACTGGCCCAATGAGGAGATACCTGAGGGGGCAGATTATTCATTTCTTCAGCATGTGGAAGATTTGCACGAAATTCTTAAATCATTAGGGAAACCCGTGCATTTAATCGGGCATTCGTATGGCGCCTTGGTTAGCTTATTTTTAGCTATAAAAGCCCCTGATTTGCTCAAAACCCTGGTTTTGATGGAGCCCCCAGCCCTTACCTTATTTGTCAGCAATACCCCAAAGCCCTTAGAAATCCTCAAGTTACTTTTTAGCCGGCCAAAAACAGCTTTTGCCCTTATTCAGTTTGGAGCAAAAGGATGGAAACCGGCCAAAAAAGCAGCCAAAAATAATGACTTCAACAGGGCCATTGAAATATTTGGAACAGCGGTACTGGGTGAAGAAGCATATTTGAATATGCCTCCAACCCGGAAAGAACAAGTAAAGGACAATTTCTTCAGGGCCGAATTTACAGGATCCGGCTTCCCTCCTTTGGACGAAGAAAAAGTAAAAGGCATTCAGGTACCCACCTTGTTGTTGACAGGAGCTAAAACCCGTCCATTTTTTTTGGTATTGACGGATAGATTAGAGGAGCTGATACCCAATACCACTCGCATAAAAATTGCAAATGCCTCCCACAATATTCATGAGGACAATCCAAAGGATTTTGAACAAGTGGTTTTGGCTTTTTTGGAAAAGCATGGTTAGAGAGGGGACATTTTGTAGAAAGCTTTAAAAAAAATAACCCCGGATAGCGGAATTTAGCCGCCACCCGGGGTTATTTTTATTGGACCCGCTATTGCGGGTCCAATATTTGGATCACTTTGAAATTTTGGAAAAGGAGAATTAATTGCCATATTAAGTTGCTTGGGATTTCAAATCCCGACAAGCACTCTTTTTAGTGAAAAGGTTACTTATTTGAATTCTCAGGTAAATTTTCTTGCCCCCATTTTTCCATTTCCTGCAAAATGCCCTTTAGCGATTTTCCTAGGTCGGTAAGTTCATATTCTACTTTTGGAGGGACTTGTTGGTAGACCACCCTATTGACCAATCCATCATTTTTCAATTCCTTCAATTTGGCAATCAGCATCCTTTCTGAAATTCCCACCAGTCTTTTCCTCAATTCACTGTACCGCAGTTTTCCTTCATTCATCAGGTAAACCAAAATATTGATTTTCCACCTCCCACCAATGAGGGATAAGGTATGGGAAATGCCACATTGCGCTTTCCAATAGACCTCATTGATATTGTTGGTAGAATTTTCCTTTCTTGAATCCATGCTTACTTTTTTGTTAGTACCATACAATTTTGTAGGTACTTTCATTAATGCAATTTAATAAAAACCTTTGTCATGGAAATTAAAATGATATACAAATGGAAATTATTAAGACTGTAATTTACTGGTTGAATTTTGCTTATTACCTCTATGTTTTTGGCTATGCTTCCCTGTTTAAGGTTTTTCAAAAGAAATCCATGATGGACAATATGCTGGCGTTAGGTTTTAATAAGCCTTGGACGATCCTAATTGGGCTCGGGGAATTACTGGGCGTAATCCTGATCCTGATCGGGCTCTTTAAGCCTCCATTTAGAAATGCAGGGATTCTATTGCTGTTCCCTTTTGCTGTAGGGGCTTTTATCGCTCATATGGCACTTCATGAGTATCAATTTTTTTACAATTCATTGATCATGTGTGTGCTTTCAGTGGTTTTGTTAACCTTGGACAGCAATTTTAAAATTGTACTTTAAATAAGTGAATGTAACCATGCCCCAATCTGTTGATGGGGCTTTTTTATCAAATCCAAAAGAAGGAAAAAGAGTCAAAATCGAAAAATGGGCTTTAAAATTGCCGGGATATTGCTAGGTTTGGGGCGGAATTATTAGTTTGACTTAGGTAGTTGCCTATTTTGCATATAAGGGCAGCTTTGATAAGCTTTCAAAAAGGATGGATTTGACACTAAAAGATAAATTAACCAAACAAAAAAACGGATTGCTCTTTTATGGTTTGACGCCGCCCAAAGCCAATACAGATACCAATAAGGTCAGGGAAATTGCAGGGCGTCAAATAGAAAGAATTAATGGTTTGCCCATTGATGGATTGATCCTATATGATATTCAGGATGAATCATCCAGGACCAATGAGCCAAGGCCATTTCCCTACTTGCCCACCATGGCTCCTGATTCATACAGTGAGCAATACCTTAATGAGCTGAAAGTCCCCCGGGTAATTTATAAAAGTGTTGGAAAATGGGATAAAGATTCCTTTTCGAGTTGGATTCAAAATAGTTCCAATGGAAATTGCTATGTTTTTGTTGGGGCCCCTTCCAAAGACCAAAAAACTTCATTGACCTTAGGTGAAGCTTATAAGATTTATCAAAAAATTGAGAAAAAAATCACCCTTGGAGGGGTTACCATTCCGGAAAGGCATATGAAGCATGGGAATGAGCATTTGAGGTTAAATGATAAAACTGAAAATGGTTGTAGCTTTTTTATTTCCCAATGTGTCTATAATGTAAATAATGCCAAAAATTTCCTTTCAGATTACTATGATTTGTTCAAGGAGAAAGAAAAAGACTTTGTGCCGATCATTTTTACTTTGACCCCATGCGGCTCAAAAAAAACATTGCAGTTTATGAACTGGTTGGGTATTGATATTCCCCAAAGTTTGAAGGATAAACTGATGAATTCCGATGATATTTTAGGGGAATCGATAAAGGTGTGCAAGGCCATAGCCACTGAACTATATGAATATTGCTCCAATAGGGGGATGCCTATTGGGTTTAATATTGAAAGTGTGGCCATCCGAAAAGTCGAGATAGAGGCATCGATTGATTTATTGAAATACATCAAGGAGATGCTAGGGAAGTAAGTTGTTTTTAGGTGCCCAGAACTTTTGGTACCTAATAATCAATGACTATTTATAATAAATTTGGAGTTGGACACTTTTTCACCAAGGAAAAAGTGTCCAACTCCAAAAGCTTTCGGGGAAAGGTCTGTGAAACATCCCGCCCCAGCGGGCAAGATTTTCAAATGGGGTCATTATCGTTTTCGATTACAGTTTCTTTTACCCAATTTGATTTTTGTCCAATTGCTCCGGGCTAAAAATGAATGGATCTCGCTCGTCCACTTCGCGAACTAATTCATTTTTTTAATGCCCTCTGCAAGAGTCTAAAAACCTGATGCTTCAAGGGCCACACCATGGTTCTTTCCTAGTATATTACATTTTCGTAATTACCTGTTAGAAAGCGTATAGTCATAATACTTATTATTGTATTTTCTAAAACAAACTTAACCCCATGCCTTCAATTTTCTTAAAAAATCTTTTGGCTGGCACTTTTTTATTGGTATCCATTTCTCTTGCTGCCCAGCAATCCAATGGCCTTTGGAAAAGTAAGGCTACCGGAGGTCAAATTAATTTCACAATTAACGATTCCCCATCGCCCATAAAAGATTTTAATGGTAAATATGCCACCATTGTTTACCTTGAAAATCTTGGCTTTAAAAAGGTAGGAAGAAATAGCAACGAAGAGGATGTGGACTGGCTGCTTTCCCAGGGCTACCGTGTGATTGAATTGGACTATGAGAATCATGAAGATGCTGTTTCCCCGAAAATCAATAAAGACATTATTGCCATCAATGATGCGATCGCTGAAGGTACATTCTGCGGTGTCAAAAACTATTCCCTTACCCAGTCCTTTGTACTGTTTGAGGGTTACCGGATTGCCTGGAATGTGCCCTATTTTAAGGATGACCCGACAGTTTATAACACTCCTGAGCATTATACCGAAGGAGATTCATTGCGAATGGATATCATTTACCCGGCCAATGCTATGGTGAAAGTGCCGGTGATTTTGTCTTTTTCCTATAGTAATAGTTATGCCACTTATGATGAAGACAAGGGAAAGCTCACAGATGCCAATAAAAACAAAAGGACTTTTCTCCCTTATACTTTCGCGGGATTTGACGATTCCTTTTTAGAGGGTGCCCCAGCAAGGGGTATGGCCTGGGCCATAGCTGATCACCCCAAATATTGCCCTTGGGGAAGTGGAAAGCCTAAAGATGGCCGAAATGATACATACAAATCCTATATGACCAATCCTGACGGGGCCCAAAAAGTGAAATCCGCCATTCGGACCCTTAGGGCAAAAGGGGTTGAATTGGGCCTTTCAGGGAAAATAGGAATTTATGGATTTTCCCGCGGATCAACAGCAGGATCCATGGCCATTGGGGACCGGTCAGTTTTTGCTTTTGAAAAGGCAGGTTTCCATTTGGGGGTTTCCGATGAAGTGCAGGCAGCTGCTTTGGGGCCAGGAGTTTTTGACTATACCCTAATCTATAAGGTGAAGGATGATGGAGACGGAAATCTGGAATCCCGATGTCCCTGGGCTTGGGGGCCATTAGAGGATAATTTTGAAAAATGGCAATCCATGGGAGCTGCTTACCTCGCGGAAACAGAAAATACAGCTCCTGTCCTTTTCTTTTATAACTCCGATGATGAGCCTTATTATCAGGAACAGATTATCCATTTTAAAGAAAAATTGGATAAGTTAAGCGTGCCTACCTCGATACTGAAAAATTATGGAACGGGACATTCCGTGCCAAAAACCGAGACTTCATTGAACAAACTTTACACCTTTTTTCTGAATTTACAGGTAATTGAACCGCAGGAAAATGGAAAGTCTTTTCGGAGAAAAAATTAAAATTCCTGTCCAAATTTAAGGAGCGGTTTCGTCTTAAGGGTATAGATCATTTATAACCCAAAAATCAAAAAGCAATGAAAGCAAAAGAAATCGCTAAAAAGTGGTTTGAAAGTATCGACTCCAAAAATTTTGAGGGGTTGAAAGGGCTTATGGCCAAAAACCACTCCTTTCAAAACCCAATGACTCCAAGCCCAATTGGAAGGGATGAACACATTGGAATGATGCAGAAGATGACTTCATCTTTTGAGGGAAAACATTATCTTGACCAACTCATTGAAGAAGGAAACCATGTGGTAGTAAGGGGACATTGGTCAGGAAGGCATATTGGGGAATTCAATGGCGTTCCCAGAACTGGAAACAAGGTGGATTTTTCCTGGATCGATATTTTTGAAATCGTGGATGGAAAAGTTGCCCATGAGTATTTTGAAATGAATCCAGCAAACATTATGGCCCAGATTGGAGCTTTGGACCAAAAAAAAGTATCATAATGAATGAATATTTGTTAATAATTAGAGGTGGCGAGGATTTGGCAGCCACCATGTCACCGGAAGAAATGCAGTCTCATATGCAAGATTGGCAGAAATGGATGGGAGGTTTGGCTGAAAATGGGAAATTTGTGGGTGGACAACCCTTGATGAATGAAGGGAAATCCCTGGTGGAAAAAGGGAGAAAGGTGATCGACCGTCCTTTGGCCGAAGGTAAAGAAATGGTAGGTGGTTACATTATTTTAAAAGCCAATTCTCTGGTTGAAGCTACTGAACTGGCCAAAGGTTGTCCAGGCTTCCAACATGATTGTACTCTAGAAGTTCGTGAAATCCGACCAATGGGATAAAAATTGGAAACAAACCAAGAAATTGATCTTACCATTAACCATCTTTTCAGACAAGAATCTGGAAAGATGGTTTCTGTATTGGTAAAAATCTTTGGTTCTGAAAATTTTGAATTAGTTGAAGATGTAGTTCAAGATGCTTTGTTGAGTGCCTTAGAAACCTGGAAATTCAGGGGGAAACCTCAAAACCCAAAGTCCTGGCTTTACAAAGCTGCAAAAAATAAAGCCATAGACATCATCAGGAGGGAAAAGCATCATCAAAACATTGATTTTGGGGATCCTGACCGAAAACTTTTGACTTCAGAATATAGCTTGGCTCTTACCATGGAAGAGCTATGGAAAGATAGCAAAATAAAAGATGACTTTCTGGGTATGATGTATGCCTGCTGTCACCCTGCCCTTTCGGAAGAAAATCAAATAACTTTCATTTTAAAGGCACTTTGCGGCTTCAGCACCAAGGAAATCGCAAAAGCTTTTTTAACTGAAGATCAAACCATATCCAAACGGCTGTATCGAACCAAAGCCTTTTTTAGGAATAGTAAATTAAAACCAGCTATTCCACCCCCGGAGGAGCTCCCTTCCCGGACACAAGCAGTATTGGAGACCATTTACATGATTTTTAATGAAGGATATAAATCCACTCATTCAGACCGGTTAATCCGGGAGGATTTGATAGCGCAGGCCATGTTTCTTTGCAAATCCCTCATCGATAATAACAAAGCCCAATTGGCTGAACCATTTGCTCTCATTTCCCTGATGTGCTTTCATGCAGCAAGAAGTCCTGCAAGGATTTCTAAAAGTGGAAATCTAATTCCTTTGGAAAAACAGGACAGGTCAAAATGGAATAGATCCTTAATTTATGAGGGAAATAAATACTTAAATAAAGCAGCCTTTGGCCAAGAAATCTCCCACTATCATTTGGAGGCGGCCATTGCCTATGAGCATTGTATTGCCCCCAATTATTCATCCACCAATTGGAAAGCCATCGTGAACTATTACGATGCTTTACTTTCCCGTAATCCCGATCCTGTCATTTCTCTCAACCGTTGCCTGGCCGTTATGGAAGCTGATGGCCCAGAAAAGGCTCTTGGGGTTTGGGAAAAATTGAAGCAAGAAAAAATCTTGGAGCAATATTATTTGTATTATGCAGCGGAGGGGGAAATAAATAACCGGCTCGGAAATAAAGAAAAGGCCATTGCTGCTTTTAACCAAGCACAAAAACTGACTTTGTCCGAAAATGAAAAACGGTTCCTGATGGACAAAATTGCTGATATCCAGATTTGAAATCAGAAAAAGAAGGATCAAAGGAGAAAATAGAAATCATTGACAGCCACTATCAAAAACTGCTTAGGATTGATCAAGAGATTGCTGCCTTAAATACCTGGCCTTATAATATTAAATATTAAACCACATTTCTCAGGATTTTTTGCCCTTGGCAATAGGGATTATTCTTGAAATTTCAAAAAAACAGATTTCCCTGCACAAATTTACCAGTAAACTCTATTATCTAAAAAAGGTCCAGGAATAAACCTTTAAACCTTAAATCCCCACTCCTTTTTGCTTTTCAAAGGCTTTATCCCAAACTTTGCCTTTCAATGACAATTCCAGCTATGCCCAGATATTTTGTGATTTACAAGCCCTATGGTGTATTGAGCCAATTTAGTGGAGAACAGGATACCCTGAAAGATGTGGGGGACTTTCCTCCTGAGGTTTATCCTGTGGGCAGGTTGGATAAGGACAGTGAAGGGCTGTTGTTGGTCACCGATGATAAGCCGCTCAACCATTATTTGCTCAATCCCCGCTTTGCGCATAAAAGGACTTATCTGGCCCAGGTGGAAGGAATTCCAGATAGTGAAGCATTAAGGTCATTGGAAAAAGGGGTAGATATCAAAGTGGGAAAAGAGGTTTATCATACCCAGCCTGCCCATGCAAAATTGAAAAAAAATGCTCCTCTTTTACCCGAAAGAGACCCGCCCATTCGTTATCGCAAGACAGTTCCTGATTCCTGGTTAGAGTTAACATTGGCTGAGGGCAAAAATCGGCAAGTCCGGAAAATGACAGCTGCTGTAGGTTTTCCAACCCTCCGGTTGGTTAGATGGTCCATGGAAGGATTAAATATCGATGGTTTTGAAGTGGGAGAAATTCGGGAGTATCGGCAGGAAGAAATTTACCATTTGCTTAAAGTCAACCCGAAGAAATTGGGCGGTAATGGAAGAAGTAGCAAGGCAAAGCCTCCAAGGAATAAAAGGAAGAAATGGTAATTAGGAAAAGTAAAGAAAGGCATAATAGTTAAATTGTGTTAATAGGCAATTTATTCTAATTTAGGCTTTTTAACTTAGAAGCCGTGGCTATAAGCGTTGGTTATTACGCATTGGTTCGGCCAAAATGAAATAAATCTAAAAAAGAATATAAAATATCAACATACCCATGCATCAGGAAAAAATTCAGGAGGTACTCCAAGAGGTGAAAAAAGTAGTGGTAGGGCAGGAAAAAATGGTGAGTCGCCTTTTAATAGGCCTTTTTACCAATGGCCATATTTTATTGGAAGGTGTACCGGGCTTGGCAAAGACCCTTACGGTTAACACCTTGGCCAAAGTGCTTCATTTGGACTTTAACCGGATCCAGTTTACCCCTGACTTGCTGCCTTCCGATCTGATCGGTACTATGATTTATAACCAGCAAACAGGAGACTTTGAGGTAAAGAAGGGACCTATATTTTCCAATTTGATTTTGGCAGATGAGGTGAACCGTTCCCCTGCCAAGGTGCAATCTGCCTTATTGGAAGCTATGCAGGAAAAGCAGGTAACCATTGGGGAGACTACCTATGGTTTGGACAGGCCATTTTTGGTATTGGCAACCCAAAACCCGGTGGATCAAGAGGGTACCTACCCCTTGCCGGAAGCTCAGGTGGATCGTTTTATGATGAAAGTTCATATCGATTATCCCTCAAAATCAGATGAATTGGAAGTGATGCGGAGGATGGCCAATATGGGCTTTCAGTCCAAGGTTAATGCCATCCTTTCAAAAGAAGATATTTTTGAAATAAGAGGGAAGATCAATGAGGTGAAGATTGCTGAGCCTTTGGAAAACTACATCATCGAATTAGTATTTGCCACTCGTTTTCCCGAAAAGTACGGATTGCATGATGAGGCCAAATATATCATGTTCGGTGTGTCACCTCGGGCCAGTATTAATTTAAACTTGGCAGCCAGGGCAAATGCATTTATGGAAGGCAGGGATTATGTATTGCCAGAGGATATTAAAGAAGTTGCTGAAGATGTGTTAAATCACCGGATTATCCTCAATTACGAAGCCGAGGCCGACAATATTAATACCCGGGATTTGATAGGTATTATCCTTGATAAGATCCCTATTAATAAATCGGTAACATTGAAATAATGGGTAAACCCCTAGTTAATAGCCTTTGGATAACCAAAGGCTATTTTTTTTGCCCTTTTTATTAAATGAATATTAAGGGAAGCGAATTTTTTTTAAAAAATAGATAACTGGTAAAATTCCTATGGTCGTGATAATTGATCCACATTTGTGATGCCAATGAGCAACAAATGAACTAAATCAATTATAACGATTATGAAAAAAGTCAATTTACTATTCTTTTTATTGCTTAGCACGGTGATCGCTTTCACAAGTTGTACAGAAGAAGAAACCCCTTCTTTTGGAAATCCTACCGTACAATCACAGGCAACTGCATCTGGACTTCCTGGTGAGGAAGTGGACATAGCAGTTTTGGTTTCTGCTCCAGCTGGAGTATCCAGAGTTACCGTTTCTATTAACGGTGGAGAAGAAACTGACCTTAACGTAACTGCCGGTGAAGAATCCGCGAATATTACTCACACTTTTATGGTGCCGGAAGATGCTGAAGAAGGATCTCAGCACACTATGGTTTACGTGGTATATGACGAATCAGGAAATGCTTCTGTTAATGCTACCACAACTTTGACAATAGGTGAAGGTCCTGACACTATCGAAATTACAAACAATATCGAATCAGATATGACTTGGGAAACTGGCAAGACTTACCTTTTGAAAGGTAGAATTTCGGTAACTGAAGGAAATACCCTTTCTATTGAGCCAGGAGTTGTAGTGAAAGGTGCTGCAGGTTCTGGGTCTAATGCTACCGCTCTTGTGATTGCAAGAGGGGCAACTATCATGGCTGAAGGTGAGCCTGAATCTCCCATCATCTTTACTTCTGTAGCTGATGAGATCGAGCCGGGACAAATCGCCAGCCCTAATCTTGAGCCTTCCATCAACGGCCTATGGGGTGGACTTTTGATCTTAGGTAAAGCTCACGGTTCTTTTGGTGGTAA includes the following:
- a CDS encoding winged helix-turn-helix transcriptional regulator, which translates into the protein MKVPTKLYGTNKKVSMDSRKENSTNNINEVYWKAQCGISHTLSLIGGRWKINILVYLMNEGKLRYSELRKRLVGISERMLIAKLKELKNDGLVNRVVYQQVPPKVEYELTDLGKSLKGILQEMEKWGQENLPENSNK
- a CDS encoding alpha/beta hydrolase family protein; the encoded protein is MPSIFLKNLLAGTFLLVSISLAAQQSNGLWKSKATGGQINFTINDSPSPIKDFNGKYATIVYLENLGFKKVGRNSNEEDVDWLLSQGYRVIELDYENHEDAVSPKINKDIIAINDAIAEGTFCGVKNYSLTQSFVLFEGYRIAWNVPYFKDDPTVYNTPEHYTEGDSLRMDIIYPANAMVKVPVILSFSYSNSYATYDEDKGKLTDANKNKRTFLPYTFAGFDDSFLEGAPARGMAWAIADHPKYCPWGSGKPKDGRNDTYKSYMTNPDGAQKVKSAIRTLRAKGVELGLSGKIGIYGFSRGSTAGSMAIGDRSVFAFEKAGFHLGVSDEVQAAALGPGVFDYTLIYKVKDDGDGNLESRCPWAWGPLEDNFEKWQSMGAAYLAETENTAPVLFFYNSDDEPYYQEQIIHFKEKLDKLSVPTSILKNYGTGHSVPKTETSLNKLYTFFLNLQVIEPQENGKSFRRKN
- a CDS encoding RNA polymerase sigma factor; translation: METNQEIDLTINHLFRQESGKMVSVLVKIFGSENFELVEDVVQDALLSALETWKFRGKPQNPKSWLYKAAKNKAIDIIRREKHHQNIDFGDPDRKLLTSEYSLALTMEELWKDSKIKDDFLGMMYACCHPALSEENQITFILKALCGFSTKEIAKAFLTEDQTISKRLYRTKAFFRNSKLKPAIPPPEELPSRTQAVLETIYMIFNEGYKSTHSDRLIREDLIAQAMFLCKSLIDNNKAQLAEPFALISLMCFHAARSPARISKSGNLIPLEKQDRSKWNRSLIYEGNKYLNKAAFGQEISHYHLEAAIAYEHCIAPNYSSTNWKAIVNYYDALLSRNPDPVISLNRCLAVMEADGPEKALGVWEKLKQEKILEQYYLYYAAEGEINNRLGNKEKAIAAFNQAQKLTLSENEKRFLMDKIADIQI
- a CDS encoding pseudouridine synthase — translated: MTIPAMPRYFVIYKPYGVLSQFSGEQDTLKDVGDFPPEVYPVGRLDKDSEGLLLVTDDKPLNHYLLNPRFAHKRTYLAQVEGIPDSEALRSLEKGVDIKVGKEVYHTQPAHAKLKKNAPLLPERDPPIRYRKTVPDSWLELTLAEGKNRQVRKMTAAVGFPTLRLVRWSMEGLNIDGFEVGEIREYRQEEIYHLLKVNPKKLGGNGRSSKAKPPRNKRKKW
- a CDS encoding helix-turn-helix transcriptional regulator — its product is MNPSNSNLKYGLSQEQSWSKHYKNLKARENTLQPEELYQLAFAAYLTGKDEECLNILARTHHRFLEIGQAKDAVRCAFWIGMLLMFKGERARGSGWFSRAHRLLEDHHIKGAENGLLLLPAGLGALGGGKADLALTQFKNALEIGHGYKDPDLTTLSLLGQGQAKIHMGDIAEGISLLDEAMVAVESSNISPLVVGIVYCAVIETCQLIYDIRRAQEWTAVLSQWCESQPDLIPFRGQCLIRRSQIRHIHGEWSQALDEMQQACQMLSSPPGEPAAGEAYYLLAEIFRMKGDFTQAEKYYLEANKWGRKPQPGLALLRLAQNEEDAAIKSIQNAFDEAKTSLQKLKILPAYIKIMLAEDHLKEAHMALEQLIEVAQKYDATFIQAITSYCQGELFLMDQDPEAAINSLRQSLKLWYELNAPYEAASARFLLGRAYKEQGDLDSAIMELKSAQWIFQELEAQPDLEKVDALLEINKPQEYHGLTLRELQVLQLVAEGEKNKAIADQLFISERTVERHLSNIFDKLNVNSRTEATAFAYKHQFL
- a CDS encoding methylenetetrahydrofolate reductase; translated protein: MDLTLKDKLTKQKNGLLFYGLTPPKANTDTNKVREIAGRQIERINGLPIDGLILYDIQDESSRTNEPRPFPYLPTMAPDSYSEQYLNELKVPRVIYKSVGKWDKDSFSSWIQNSSNGNCYVFVGAPSKDQKTSLTLGEAYKIYQKIEKKITLGGVTIPERHMKHGNEHLRLNDKTENGCSFFISQCVYNVNNAKNFLSDYYDLFKEKEKDFVPIIFTLTPCGSKKTLQFMNWLGIDIPQSLKDKLMNSDDILGESIKVCKAIATELYEYCSNRGMPIGFNIESVAIRKVEIEASIDLLKYIKEMLGK
- a CDS encoding YciI family protein, whose protein sequence is MNEYLLIIRGGEDLAATMSPEEMQSHMQDWQKWMGGLAENGKFVGGQPLMNEGKSLVEKGRKVIDRPLAEGKEMVGGYIILKANSLVEATELAKGCPGFQHDCTLEVREIRPMG
- a CDS encoding DoxX family protein — its product is MEIIKTVIYWLNFAYYLYVFGYASLFKVFQKKSMMDNMLALGFNKPWTILIGLGELLGVILILIGLFKPPFRNAGILLLFPFAVGAFIAHMALHEYQFFYNSLIMCVLSVVLLTLDSNFKIVL
- a CDS encoding alpha/beta fold hydrolase, with the translated sequence MEVNGYNFKVVDQGSGDPVVFVHGSISDWRTWKRPLETFGQSYHAIAYSRRFHWPNEEIPEGADYSFLQHVEDLHEILKSLGKPVHLIGHSYGALVSLFLAIKAPDLLKTLVLMEPPALTLFVSNTPKPLEILKLLFSRPKTAFALIQFGAKGWKPAKKAAKNNDFNRAIEIFGTAVLGEEAYLNMPPTRKEQVKDNFFRAEFTGSGFPPLDEEKVKGIQVPTLLLTGAKTRPFFLVLTDRLEELIPNTTRIKIANASHNIHEDNPKDFEQVVLAFLEKHG
- a CDS encoding AAA family ATPase, whose amino-acid sequence is MHQEKIQEVLQEVKKVVVGQEKMVSRLLIGLFTNGHILLEGVPGLAKTLTVNTLAKVLHLDFNRIQFTPDLLPSDLIGTMIYNQQTGDFEVKKGPIFSNLILADEVNRSPAKVQSALLEAMQEKQVTIGETTYGLDRPFLVLATQNPVDQEGTYPLPEAQVDRFMMKVHIDYPSKSDELEVMRRMANMGFQSKVNAILSKEDIFEIRGKINEVKIAEPLENYIIELVFATRFPEKYGLHDEAKYIMFGVSPRASINLNLAARANAFMEGRDYVLPEDIKEVAEDVLNHRIILNYEAEADNINTRDLIGIILDKIPINKSVTLK
- a CDS encoding ester cyclase gives rise to the protein MKAKEIAKKWFESIDSKNFEGLKGLMAKNHSFQNPMTPSPIGRDEHIGMMQKMTSSFEGKHYLDQLIEEGNHVVVRGHWSGRHIGEFNGVPRTGNKVDFSWIDIFEIVDGKVAHEYFEMNPANIMAQIGALDQKKVS